The sequence AAGCTCATGGCAGTGAATCATCCAGTTTCCGGGATTATCAGCCTTAAAGGCGACAACGATCTTCTCGCCGGGCTTAACTAGAACGGTATCCTTCATGACCGTACTTTCCACCTTCACCCCGTTTTTCTCAAGGACTTGGAAAAAGTGGCCGTGCACATGCATCGGATGATCCACCGCACTTTTATTCTCAAACGTCAGCTTTACATAATCGCCGGTTTTCACCTGAAGAGCCGGGAGTTCTGAAAAGACTTTATCGTTGATCGTATACACTAGTTGGTTCCCATTCATCTTGGAATTCAACACGGCTGTATACTCCAGTGCAAATTTTTGGACCTTGCTTAATTCGGATTCGGCAGGCTTCCCGTACTTTAAAAGATCAAACGCGGTTAATTGATCATGCTGTACTTCCATCTTTTCGCCGTTGCTTCCCGATACCTTAACCGGAATAACCAATTGATCGTTATATTTATTGTTATCATGCGCGTCAATTGTAAAATCCTTTTGCGAGTCAATTGTCAACTCCACATCATAACGTTCCCCGGGAGCGATGGTTACAATCTGATCTTTAAGTACGGCCGGCTCCGCTATATCCTGTCCATCCGTACTGACTACCCGGAATTCTCCGGGAATGTGGATTCCATGGGAACGATATCCGGCGTTAATGAAACGCAAGCGAACGGTGTCTCCGGGTTTAGTTTCCAGAGGCGTAATCAGCGAACCGGATTTACCGTTAACCGTATAAATGTTGTACATGGCAGCCATCATTTCTTCATCGCTCATGCCCGCTGATCCGTGAGCACTGTGAGCGTCGCCGCCTGCATTCATCCATTCATCCAGAATTAAGGTAAAGTCTTTGTCCGGCTGCTCGGATGATTTCGGCTCCACGATAAGAGCACCGTAGAGTCCCTTGTCTACCTGCGCGGAGCTTTCCTGGTGGGAATGGTACCAATAGGTTCCCGCCACATCGGCTGAGAACCCGTAAGTATAGGTTTCACCCGGCTTAACCGCATCTTGTGTAAGTCCGGGCACACCATCCGATCCATCAGGTACAGGATAACCATGCCAATGAATAGTAACGGGTACACTAAGTTCATTTTTAAGCGTAATCCTTACAAAATCCCCTTGAGTAACACGGATTTCCTGACCAGG is a genomic window of Paenibacillus durus ATCC 35681 containing:
- a CDS encoding multicopper oxidase family protein; translation: MSNKTLIVLFFLALIIGGTAAGIFITETSGSKGSPAAGNTVQEETNAANQPMNHSSHVMTNTAVPGSTEGAIPPSPSPSPEAAADTVQEGTATLPQPKAGQPVKGFTLIATESNWKLAPGVTQAVWTYNGTVPGQEIRVTQGDFVRITLKNELSVPVTIHWHGYPVPDGSDGVPGLTQDAVKPGETYTYGFSADVAGTYWYHSHQESSAQVDKGLYGALIVEPKSSEQPDKDFTLILDEWMNAGGDAHSAHGSAGMSDEEMMAAMYNIYTVNGKSGSLITPLETKPGDTVRLRFINAGYRSHGIHIPGEFRVVSTDGQDIAEPAVLKDQIVTIAPGERYDVELTIDSQKDFTIDAHDNNKYNDQLVIPVKVSGSNGEKMEVQHDQLTAFDLLKYGKPAESELSKVQKFALEYTAVLNSKMNGNQLVYTINDKVFSELPALQVKTGDYVKLTFENKSAVDHPMHVHGHFFQVLEKNGVKVESTVMKDTVLVKPGEKIVVAFKADNPGNWMIHCHELHHAAGGMAQQLVYTDYKSSYTPPTNAANKPE